From one Novosphingobium sp. genomic stretch:
- a CDS encoding 4'-phosphopantetheinyl transferase superfamily protein translates to MLTNMYPHLHAQDWSGHAISWALDREDSGEAKPVRLNLLPDPANPGTQEPLKEDLWLWLGAEAGASMATQELADCLSGAELDRAARFRFEQDRWSYMAAHAGLRLLLGRLLDETPRDIRFHTMPGGKPALCPSRYTASRAAALRFSISHSRGLVAVALSGSPVGVDVERVRPLSDMERLIARFMAPEALSAFRATQDPQDRMALFYRNWTLGEALVKARGEGIDQGFGSFAFTQTGAPRLTGLPPGWGAVERWHLGHREAGMEKRAAAA, encoded by the coding sequence ATGCTTACCAATATGTATCCCCATCTCCATGCGCAGGACTGGTCCGGTCATGCGATATCCTGGGCGCTGGATCGCGAGGATTCAGGCGAGGCCAAGCCGGTCAGGCTGAACCTGCTGCCCGATCCCGCGAACCCCGGCACGCAGGAACCGCTGAAGGAAGACCTCTGGCTGTGGCTGGGCGCGGAGGCCGGCGCATCGATGGCAACGCAAGAGCTGGCAGATTGCCTTTCCGGCGCGGAACTCGACCGCGCGGCCCGCTTCCGCTTTGAGCAGGACAGATGGAGCTACATGGCGGCCCATGCCGGGCTGCGCCTGCTGCTGGGCCGCCTGCTGGACGAAACACCGCGCGACATCCGCTTCCATACAATGCCCGGCGGAAAGCCCGCATTGTGCCCATCGCGCTACACCGCAAGCCGTGCCGCGGCACTGCGGTTCAGCATCAGCCACAGCCGTGGGCTCGTCGCGGTCGCGCTCTCCGGCAGCCCGGTGGGGGTCGATGTCGAAAGGGTCCGCCCGCTGTCCGACATGGAACGTCTGATCGCCCGCTTCATGGCCCCCGAAGCGCTGAGCGCCTTCAGGGCCACGCAAGACCCGCAAGACAGGATGGCACTGTTCTACCGCAACTGGACCTTGGGCGAAGCGCTGGTGAAGGCCAGAGGCGAAGGGATCGATCAGGGATTTGGCAGCTTTGCCTTCACGCAGACCGGTGCCCCCCGGCTGACCGGCCTCCCGCCCGGCTGGGGCGCGGTGGAGCGCTGGCATCTCGGCCATCGCGAGGCCGGGATGGAAAAGCGGGCGGCTGCCGCCTGA
- a CDS encoding glycosyltransferase family 4 protein → MRIVHLLKHSRQADAHVEAVVDLACQQARLGHEVLFVAGAGHFGQVLARHGVTFIEVPDAGAWQTMPLLRELAFVLRRTRPDIVHAHMVAGACLAWLLRPLGGYRLVTTLHNAPGSRSRLMGLGDRVIAVSDALQREMREKGFASHKLRVVHSGTEVAAQEAAPQEHPAIVALAGLGADRGIDTLIEAFAALRNTGMPAHLYILGAETEVLENSISASGHKAFIHPMGSMVEVHALAETLQATIGERGRWSTASSRQTDGSAERMARETIAVYHEARALKKRRAMRMPVQQGALPQ, encoded by the coding sequence GTGCGGATCGTCCATCTCCTCAAGCATTCCCGCCAGGCCGACGCCCATGTCGAGGCGGTGGTCGATCTGGCCTGCCAGCAGGCGCGGCTGGGGCATGAGGTGCTGTTCGTCGCGGGGGCGGGTCATTTCGGGCAGGTTCTGGCGCGCCATGGCGTGACCTTCATCGAAGTGCCCGATGCCGGCGCCTGGCAGACCATGCCTTTGCTGCGCGAACTGGCCTTTGTGCTGCGTCGCACCCGCCCCGACATCGTTCATGCCCATATGGTGGCCGGGGCGTGTCTGGCCTGGCTGCTGCGCCCTCTGGGCGGCTACCGGCTGGTCACGACGCTGCACAATGCACCCGGCAGCCGCAGCCGTCTGATGGGGCTGGGGGATCGGGTCATTGCGGTCAGCGATGCGCTGCAGCGCGAGATGCGGGAGAAAGGCTTTGCCAGCCATAAGCTGCGCGTGGTGCACAGCGGCACGGAGGTCGCCGCGCAGGAGGCTGCCCCGCAGGAACATCCCGCCATTGTCGCCTTGGCCGGGCTGGGTGCGGACAGGGGGATCGACACGCTGATCGAGGCTTTTGCCGCGCTGCGCAACACGGGAATGCCGGCCCATCTCTATATTCTGGGCGCGGAGACCGAGGTGCTCGAGAACAGCATATCGGCGAGCGGGCACAAGGCGTTCATCCATCCCATGGGCTCCATGGTGGAGGTCCATGCGCTGGCTGAAACCTTGCAGGCCACGATCGGCGAGCGCGGCCGATGGTCCACGGCCAGCTCCCGCCAGACCGATGGCAGCGCCGAACGGATGGCGCGCGAAACCATCGCCGTCTATCATGAGGCACGCGCTCTGAAGAAGCGGCGCGCGATGAGGATGCCGGTACAGCAAGGAGCTTTGCCACAGTGA
- a CDS encoding glycosyltransferase, which yields MRGGERVLERLLGLYPDADILTHVYDPAAVSARIRAANVRTSFINQLPYARKLYQYYLPLMPMALEELDLSDYDLVISSEAGPAKGVITAPNARHFCYCHSPMRYIWDHYHQYRKEANLLARMAMPTMYHRLREWDVSSSARVDHFAANSSFIQQRIRKFWRREAEVIHPPVETSLFSPSSEIDDFYLWVGQMVPYKRPDLAVDAFNANGLPLVMVGSGGMEKALKARARPNIRFVSHLDFAQLRQTYARARALVMTAEEDFGLTPVEAMASGRPVVGLGRGGLVDSVVPDRTGVLFARQEVDDLIEAVSRMENFLRDFDPRHAVEQAERFSVARFDRKMRRFTQMN from the coding sequence ATGCGCGGCGGGGAGCGGGTGCTCGAACGCCTGCTGGGCCTTTACCCCGATGCCGATATTCTCACCCATGTCTATGACCCTGCAGCGGTCTCCGCGCGGATCAGGGCGGCCAATGTCCGCACCAGCTTCATCAATCAACTGCCCTATGCGCGCAAGCTCTATCAGTATTATCTGCCGCTGATGCCGATGGCGCTGGAAGAGCTGGACCTGTCCGATTACGACCTTGTCATCAGCAGCGAGGCTGGGCCCGCCAAAGGCGTGATCACCGCGCCCAATGCGCGGCATTTCTGCTATTGCCATTCGCCCATGCGCTACATCTGGGACCACTATCACCAGTATCGCAAGGAGGCGAACCTGCTGGCCCGGATGGCGATGCCCACGATGTATCACCGGTTGCGCGAATGGGATGTCAGCTCCAGCGCGCGGGTCGATCATTTCGCCGCCAACTCGAGCTTTATCCAGCAGCGTATCCGCAAATTCTGGCGGCGCGAGGCCGAGGTCATCCACCCCCCGGTCGAGACCAGCCTGTTCAGCCCTTCGAGCGAGATCGACGATTTCTACCTGTGGGTCGGCCAGATGGTGCCCTACAAGCGGCCCGATCTGGCGGTCGATGCCTTCAACGCCAATGGCCTGCCGCTGGTCATGGTCGGCAGTGGGGGCATGGAGAAGGCGCTGAAAGCACGGGCCAGGCCGAACATCCGCTTTGTCAGCCATCTCGATTTCGCGCAGCTGCGCCAGACCTATGCGCGCGCGCGGGCTCTGGTGATGACAGCTGAGGAGGATTTCGGCCTGACGCCGGTGGAGGCCATGGCCTCGGGCCGACCGGTTGTCGGGCTGGGGCGCGGAGGGCTGGTCGACAGCGTGGTGCCCGACCGCACGGGGGTTCTGTTTGCGCGGCAGGAGGTCGATGATCTGATCGAGGCCGTCAGCCGTATGGAGAACTTCCTGCGCGATTTCGATCCCCGGCATGCTGTCGAACAGGCGGAGCGGTTCTCCGTGGCGCGTTTTGACCGGAAGATGCGGCGGTTTACGCAGATGAATTAA
- a CDS encoding non-ribosomal peptide synthetase: MLSDTLFDRLPAGPASGPESGGCPAVEHRHLADLFESAARRHADRIAAVEPGLPPLTYHELERRSGALARRLAGAGIGRGAFVALCAGRSLAALVAIVAIVRTGAAYVPLDPAYPDAQLAFMLADAAPAILLLEPAMQARLAGMGAAAPVWLLDEEGEAAGPAPDRTGCDPEDPAYVMYTSGSTGRPKGVVVPHRGISRLVIGQDYCRLGPQEVILHLAPLAFDASTFEIWGALLHGARLAIVPQAQAVLDTIADVLAGQQVTTAWLTAGLFHLMVDRRIEALAGLGQLLAGGDVLSPDHVGRFLAAVPGCRLINGYGPTENTTFTCCATIDRAAWAGGRVPVGRAIAGTQVFIVDEALRPVASGEQGQLAAAGAGLALGYLGQEALTAERFVEAPAPIGQRLYLTGDLVRALPDGQIDFLGRIDRQVKIDGKRVEPGEIEAALRLGDGVADACVIVDAKRILAFVAVGCGQGEAIAHAAMVRLREQLPAHMCPARIVAVAAFPLTPNGKVDRAALLQLCAANTQPVARGDDLQGRILAIWQQVLGTGQLGLDEAFFDLGGTSLQWMRVHAELEHLLGAKIAITELFARPTVRAITEHLGGAPDAASQSLTDAARERARRQRAAAMRRTRAS; this comes from the coding sequence ATGTTGAGCGACACTCTCTTCGACAGGCTCCCCGCCGGGCCCGCATCCGGGCCGGAGAGCGGCGGGTGTCCTGCGGTTGAGCATCGCCATCTGGCCGATCTGTTCGAGAGCGCGGCCCGCCGCCATGCAGACCGCATTGCCGCGGTCGAGCCCGGCCTTCCTCCCCTGACCTATCACGAGCTGGAGCGTCGTTCCGGCGCTCTGGCGCGGCGGCTCGCCGGGGCCGGGATCGGACGTGGCGCATTCGTCGCGCTCTGTGCGGGGAGGTCCCTTGCGGCGCTGGTGGCGATTGTGGCCATTGTCCGGACGGGGGCGGCCTATGTGCCGCTGGACCCGGCCTATCCCGATGCGCAACTGGCCTTCATGCTGGCTGATGCCGCGCCCGCCATCCTGCTTCTCGAGCCCGCCATGCAGGCGCGGCTGGCCGGGATGGGGGCAGCGGCGCCCGTCTGGCTGCTCGATGAGGAGGGGGAGGCGGCAGGCCCTGCTCCGGACCGGACCGGCTGCGATCCCGAAGACCCGGCCTATGTGATGTATACCTCCGGCTCCACCGGCAGGCCCAAGGGCGTGGTGGTGCCGCATAGGGGCATCTCGCGGCTGGTGATCGGGCAGGACTATTGCCGTCTGGGCCCGCAGGAGGTGATCCTCCATCTCGCGCCGCTGGCCTTCGATGCCAGCACCTTCGAGATCTGGGGGGCTCTGCTGCATGGCGCCCGTCTGGCGATCGTGCCGCAGGCGCAGGCTGTGCTCGATACCATTGCCGATGTGCTGGCAGGCCAGCAGGTCACTACGGCATGGCTGACGGCGGGGCTGTTCCATCTGATGGTCGATCGCCGGATCGAGGCGTTGGCCGGGCTCGGGCAACTGCTTGCGGGTGGCGATGTGCTCTCGCCCGACCATGTGGGACGTTTTCTCGCTGCCGTGCCAGGCTGCCGTCTGATCAATGGCTATGGCCCGACCGAGAACACCACCTTCACCTGCTGCGCCACCATCGACCGCGCCGCCTGGGCGGGCGGGCGCGTGCCCGTCGGGCGGGCCATCGCGGGCACGCAGGTCTTTATCGTCGATGAGGCGCTGCGCCCTGTCGCATCCGGAGAGCAAGGCCAGTTGGCGGCGGCAGGGGCAGGGCTGGCGCTGGGCTATCTGGGGCAGGAGGCGCTGACGGCGGAGCGTTTCGTCGAGGCGCCCGCACCCATCGGGCAGCGGCTCTATCTGACCGGGGATCTGGTCCGCGCCTTGCCCGATGGCCAGATCGACTTCCTTGGCCGGATCGACCGTCAGGTCAAGATCGACGGCAAAAGGGTCGAACCCGGCGAGATCGAGGCAGCGCTGCGCCTTGGCGACGGGGTGGCGGATGCCTGTGTGATCGTGGATGCCAAGCGCATTCTGGCCTTTGTCGCGGTGGGCTGCGGGCAGGGGGAGGCGATCGCTCACGCCGCCATGGTCAGGCTGCGCGAGCAATTGCCCGCGCATATGTGCCCCGCGCGGATCGTGGCTGTGGCGGCTTTCCCGCTGACGCCCAATGGCAAGGTTGATCGCGCCGCGCTGCTTCAGCTTTGCGCCGCCAACACGCAGCCAGTCGCTCGCGGCGATGATCTGCAAGGGCGCATTCTGGCGATCTGGCAGCAGGTTCTGGGCACCGGGCAGCTCGGTCTGGATGAGGCCTTTTTCGATCTGGGCGGGACATCTCTGCAGTGGATGCGGGTTCATGCCGAACTCGAGCATCTGCTGGGCGCGAAAATCGCCATCACCGAGCTTTTCGCGCGGCCCACGGTCCGCGCGATCACCGAGCATCTGGGAGGGGCACCGGATGCAGCATCGCAAAGCCTGACGGATGCCGCGCGTGAGCGGGCCCGGCGCCAGCGCGCCGCGGCGATGCGTCGCACAAGAGCTTCCTAG
- a CDS encoding glycosyltransferase, with protein MRIHVIFATTGRAEVLGKVLTRLTDQTRAPDGVLVVGTCPADVAGVENTFPGLQIIISEKGLCSQRNAGLAALGDHADVVVFFDDDFVPAHDFLEQVEALMSADPGIVGLTGRLVRDGAQTGSLMFEEAVDQLDVQHERPAAGEERMAWLYGCNMAIRLSANPQLRFDEALPLYGWQEDVDFSSRLARHGTLYRTAALTGIHLGVRGGAHVRLAAGLFPDRQCHLSAAQRDDPLPAWLADLAVQCCGQCCGQPASQPPRSTAVGASKATGWRCAT; from the coding sequence ATGCGCATTCATGTGATCTTTGCGACGACCGGCAGAGCCGAGGTTCTGGGCAAGGTTCTCACCCGCCTGACGGATCAGACCCGTGCTCCCGATGGTGTGCTTGTCGTAGGGACGTGCCCGGCCGATGTCGCGGGGGTGGAGAACACCTTCCCCGGTCTCCAGATCATCATCTCCGAAAAAGGCCTGTGCAGCCAACGCAACGCCGGTCTGGCGGCGCTGGGCGATCATGCCGATGTCGTCGTGTTTTTCGATGACGACTTCGTTCCCGCCCATGATTTTCTGGAGCAGGTCGAGGCGCTGATGTCCGCCGACCCCGGCATCGTGGGCCTGACCGGCCGGCTTGTGCGTGACGGCGCGCAGACCGGATCGTTGATGTTCGAGGAGGCCGTCGACCAGCTCGACGTGCAGCATGAGCGCCCTGCTGCGGGAGAGGAGCGCATGGCCTGGCTCTATGGCTGCAACATGGCCATCCGCCTGAGTGCCAATCCGCAGTTGCGCTTCGACGAGGCCCTGCCGCTCTATGGCTGGCAGGAAGACGTCGATTTCAGCAGCAGGCTGGCGCGGCATGGCACGCTCTATCGCACGGCGGCGCTGACCGGCATCCATCTGGGCGTGCGCGGGGGGGCGCACGTCCGGCTTGCGGCTGGGCTATTCCCAGATCGCCAATGTCATCTATCTGCGGCGCAAAGGGACGATCCGCTTCCTGCATGGCTGGCGGATCTTGCTGTGCAATGTTGCGGCCAATGTTGCGGGCAGCCTGCAAGCCAGCCCCCCCGGTCGACCGCCGTGGGCGCCTCAAAGGCAACTGGCTGGCGATGCGCGACCTGA
- a CDS encoding glycoside hydrolase family 16 protein, with protein sequence MRRAKLKQRVALLAMAPFLLSGNLVHPAPATGPIDLSHYRLTFAEDFNDLSVSPWGDGHSRWIAHTPWAGDFGDAAFTDPEPGFPFTVRKGVLRIEARKDGAGRWRGGLLSAVDDKGRGFCQQYGYFEARMKLPPGPGVWPAFWLMGRDTSQGKAEIDVMEYYGHNDSQIISTWHVWKVHPDQSDQGEQTIVAVPPGSLSAQFHTYGVEVTPGEVRFYLDRQESWRVPAPPSYSSCFYPLVDLALGSGWPITDTPNPSYLWVDYIHVYQRKPD encoded by the coding sequence GTGAGACGCGCAAAGCTGAAACAACGGGTCGCCCTGCTGGCGATGGCGCCTTTCCTGCTGTCGGGGAACCTGGTGCATCCTGCCCCGGCGACAGGCCCCATCGACCTCTCGCATTATCGCCTGACCTTCGCGGAGGATTTCAACGATCTGAGCGTCAGCCCATGGGGCGATGGCCACAGCCGCTGGATCGCGCATACGCCATGGGCGGGCGATTTTGGCGATGCCGCCTTTACCGATCCCGAGCCGGGCTTTCCCTTCACGGTCAGGAAAGGCGTGTTGCGGATCGAGGCGCGCAAGGATGGCGCGGGCCGATGGCGCGGTGGTCTGCTTTCGGCGGTGGATGACAAGGGGCGGGGCTTTTGCCAGCAATACGGCTATTTCGAGGCGCGGATGAAGCTGCCGCCCGGACCGGGCGTCTGGCCCGCCTTCTGGCTGATGGGGCGCGACACATCGCAGGGCAAGGCCGAGATCGATGTGATGGAGTATTACGGGCACAATGACAGCCAGATCATCTCGACATGGCATGTCTGGAAGGTGCATCCGGATCAGAGCGATCAGGGCGAGCAGACCATCGTCGCCGTGCCGCCGGGCAGCCTTTCGGCGCAGTTCCACACCTATGGCGTGGAGGTGACGCCGGGCGAGGTGCGCTTCTATCTCGATCGTCAGGAGAGCTGGCGGGTGCCCGCGCCGCCCAGCTACAGCAGTTGCTTCTATCCGCTGGTCGATCTCGCGCTGGGCTCGGGCTGGCCGATCACGGACACGCCCAACCCCTCCTACCTGTGGGTCGATTATATCCACGTCTATCAGCGCAAGCCCGACTAG
- a CDS encoding glycosyltransferase family 1 protein, whose product MTAFLVNGRFLSRPATGVDRVAIELVRALQKRRKAGAAMDLSIAVPADAPGDGAIRACLDLDPDCAILRSRHRGYGWEQIALAMLQPDAVLLSLCNMGPVLRRRQLVLMHDAQIHDVPESYSPAFRHAYRLLQPLLARRAQHIATVSDHSAERLRHHRVGGGRSFDVLSNGIDHIDPIIADDTILHRLRLTPGGYLLAIGAKAWHKNMPMLLEAHRALPTPRLPLVLVGAGEAEPGQDLIPTGRVSDGELKALYNNARLFLLPSLTEGFGLPALEAMASGCPVLTSDGGALRETCGEAAAYCSPLDRPGWTARIGELVASPPKLEAMRRAGLAHAARFRWDSAAGRLLQLVESAKQPVERSDAQAVVARG is encoded by the coding sequence ATGACCGCCTTTCTGGTCAATGGCCGCTTTCTGAGCAGGCCCGCAACCGGCGTCGACCGCGTGGCCATCGAACTGGTCCGCGCGCTGCAGAAACGCCGCAAAGCTGGCGCCGCCATGGATCTGTCCATTGCCGTTCCCGCCGATGCGCCCGGCGACGGGGCAATCCGGGCCTGCCTCGACCTCGATCCGGATTGCGCGATCCTGCGCTCGCGCCATCGCGGCTATGGCTGGGAACAGATCGCCCTGGCCATGCTGCAGCCCGACGCCGTTCTGCTCAGCCTCTGCAACATGGGGCCGGTGCTGCGGCGGCGGCAACTGGTGCTGATGCATGATGCCCAGATCCACGATGTTCCCGAAAGCTACAGCCCGGCCTTTCGCCATGCCTATCGTCTGCTGCAGCCGCTGCTGGCGCGCCGGGCGCAGCATATTGCCACGGTATCCGACCATTCTGCCGAGCGGCTGCGGCATCACCGCGTCGGCGGCGGGCGGAGTTTCGACGTCCTCTCCAATGGCATCGATCATATCGACCCGATCATAGCGGATGACACGATCCTGCACCGCCTTCGCCTGACGCCGGGCGGCTATCTGCTGGCGATCGGCGCCAAGGCCTGGCACAAGAACATGCCCATGCTGCTGGAAGCCCACCGCGCCCTGCCCACGCCCCGCCTACCGCTGGTTCTGGTTGGCGCTGGCGAGGCGGAACCCGGTCAGGACCTTATCCCGACCGGAAGGGTCAGCGATGGTGAACTCAAGGCGCTCTACAACAACGCGAGACTGTTTCTCCTGCCTTCGCTGACCGAGGGTTTTGGCCTCCCCGCGCTGGAGGCCATGGCATCGGGCTGCCCGGTGCTGACCTCGGACGGAGGAGCCCTGCGCGAAACCTGCGGCGAGGCGGCAGCCTATTGCTCGCCACTGGACCGGCCGGGATGGACCGCCCGCATCGGCGAACTGGTCGCCTCTCCACCGAAGCTGGAAGCCATGCGCCGGGCCGGGCTGGCCCACGCGGCGCGGTTCCGATGGGACAGCGCCGCCGGGCGCCTGCTGCAACTGGTGGAAAGCGCAAAGCAACCTGTGGAGCGGTCTGACGCGCAGGCTGTCGTTGCGCGAGGTTAG
- a CDS encoding oligosaccharide flippase family protein produces the protein MTDQPRNPGLYEKVTKGSLFLLVNRLAIKSMDVVILMVLTRLLMPADFGRVAIALSTIQIVETVLEIPTGIALLEINPVTRPHLDTAFTIALLRGLAIMALMVVGAVPLARFYQDDHLVALICALSVVPLLRSARCPKMFLYFKSLRFGPEACADLVGKIAALLLAVSIGMLTHSYWAIAVGTIAAPLFSTLSSYVICPYRPVLTLHHRHLFYRYMGWGLAGQVCSALNWQTDRFVLGKMVTHEALGLFTTARDFAGTAFKIFMETLMRPVLAGLSATNGDNGRMILAYGKVISAMIAIGLPVGLGQALLAPEIVAVLLGPKWAAAAPIFALVSLALIPAVFSSVTTNLFYAMGRPDLVFQRNFLDFLFRFPATILGIFFMGLQGAVVALMASEVLLAGICLLSVRRLLGLSLPWLIGRIWRSVLGGVAMALVLTLLRPLMPHAAGVLPALLSMLALVPLGAATYAGVHLIVWSLKGQHDDIEGQAIGFLLRRIGQRRAAASA, from the coding sequence ATGACAGATCAGCCCCGCAATCCCGGCCTGTATGAAAAGGTGACCAAAGGCAGCCTGTTCCTACTGGTCAACCGGCTGGCCATCAAATCGATGGATGTCGTCATCCTGATGGTGCTGACGAGATTGCTGATGCCCGCCGATTTCGGACGGGTGGCCATTGCGCTCTCGACCATCCAGATCGTCGAGACCGTGCTGGAGATCCCCACCGGCATCGCCCTGCTGGAGATCAACCCCGTCACGCGCCCGCATCTCGATACGGCCTTCACCATCGCCCTGCTGCGGGGGCTGGCGATCATGGCACTGATGGTGGTGGGCGCGGTGCCGCTGGCCCGCTTCTATCAGGACGATCATCTGGTCGCGCTGATCTGCGCCCTGTCGGTGGTGCCCTTGCTGCGCAGCGCGCGCTGCCCGAAGATGTTCCTTTATTTCAAAAGCCTGCGGTTCGGCCCCGAAGCCTGTGCCGACCTTGTGGGCAAGATCGCCGCGCTGCTGCTGGCGGTGAGCATCGGCATGCTGACCCACAGTTACTGGGCGATTGCCGTGGGGACGATTGCCGCGCCCTTGTTCTCCACCCTCTCCTCCTATGTCATCTGCCCCTACCGGCCCGTGTTGACGCTGCACCATCGCCATCTGTTCTATCGCTATATGGGCTGGGGACTGGCGGGGCAGGTCTGCAGCGCGCTCAACTGGCAGACCGACCGTTTCGTGCTGGGCAAGATGGTCACGCATGAAGCGCTGGGCCTCTTCACCACGGCGCGCGACTTTGCCGGAACCGCCTTCAAGATCTTCATGGAAACGCTGATGCGCCCCGTGCTGGCCGGGCTGTCGGCGACCAATGGCGATAATGGCCGCATGATTCTGGCCTATGGCAAGGTGATCTCCGCGATGATCGCGATCGGCCTGCCGGTCGGGCTGGGGCAGGCGTTGCTGGCGCCCGAGATCGTGGCGGTGCTGCTGGGGCCGAAATGGGCCGCCGCGGCGCCGATCTTCGCGCTGGTGTCGCTGGCGCTGATCCCGGCGGTGTTTTCCAGCGTCACGACCAACCTGTTCTATGCGATGGGGCGGCCCGATCTGGTGTTCCAGCGCAATTTCCTCGATTTTCTCTTCCGCTTTCCCGCCACCATTCTCGGCATCTTTTTCATGGGCCTGCAGGGCGCGGTTGTTGCGCTGATGGCTTCGGAGGTGCTGCTGGCCGGCATCTGCCTGCTCTCGGTCAGGCGGCTGCTGGGCCTATCCCTGCCCTGGCTGATCGGCCGGATCTGGCGGAGCGTTCTGGGCGGCGTGGCGATGGCTTTGGTGCTGACCCTGCTCAGGCCGCTGATGCCCCATGCGGCTGGGGTGCTGCCCGCGCTGCTCTCCATGCTGGCGCTGGTGCCGCTGGGCGCCGCCACCTATGCCGGGGTGCATCTGATTGTCTGGTCGCTGAAGGGACAGCACGATGACATCGAGGGGCAGGCCATTGGCTTCCTGCTGCGACGCATCGGCCAAAGACGGGCGGCCGCTTCAGCCTAG